From the Micromonospora echinofusca genome, the window CTGGTAGTCCCAGTTCTCGTAGACGGCGAAGTCGGCGCGGATGGCCGGTTCGAACATGCCGAAGAGGTTCCGGTCCGACAGCACCGACTCGGGGGTGATGCGGGAGTCCCGCAGGTAGGTGATCAGGTCCGGCTCGGCCAGCGTGTGGATCCGACGCTCGGGGGCGACGGCCCTCGGCCCCGGCGAGGCCAGCACGATGAGCCGGACCGGCGGACGACCCGCCTGGGCCAGCTCGCGCGCCACCTGGTAGGCGACGAACGACCCCGAGCAGTAGCCCAGCAACGCCAGCGGCACGCCGTCCCACTCGCCCAGAGTCTTGATCACCTCCGCGACGGTTTCGTGCATGTCCGTGAGCGGGGTCTCCCGTCGGCGGGACTCCCGGCCCGGCAGTCGCAGGGCGCAGAGGTCGACGCTCGGCGGGAGGACCGTGCTGAGCGGCCGGAAGGTCGCCG encodes:
- a CDS encoding thioesterase II family protein codes for the protein MTVRAQSTIVRIGAVNDPRVRLLCFPQAGGGTATFRPLSTVLPPSVDLCALRLPGRESRRRETPLTDMHETVAEVIKTLGEWDGVPLALLGYCSGSFVAYQVARELAQAGRPPVRLIVLASPGPRAVAPERRIHTLAEPDLITYLRDSRITPESVLSDRNLFGMFEPAIRADFAVYENWDYQPGAPLGMPVTVVGAREDASVDFADLAMWQDHTSKDFTLRIMPGGHDFLGSASARLGELLLAELDL